A stretch of DNA from Ovis aries strain OAR_USU_Benz2616 breed Rambouillet chromosome 17, ARS-UI_Ramb_v3.0, whole genome shotgun sequence:
AGATGGAAAATatttcactgctttttttttcattattgagattaaatgtcttttaattgtcCATTTTCTATAAGGAGgttatttcttattaatttttcagAGCTCTTTACATATTAGGGATAATAGTCTTTGGTCTATGATATTTATTACATGGGTCACCCCCTCTCCCAATCAGTTTGCTGTTTGGCTTTGATTGGTGATAGGATTTCCTCCCATGCCCACCCCATCCCATATAGAAGGTTTTTGGGTTTGTAATCAGACTTATTGGCCTTTTTGTTATGCCTTTTGGGTTGAGTGgcatgcttgctgctgctgctaagtcacttcagtcgtgtctgactctgtgcgaccccatggactgcaagcccaccgggctcccctgtccctgggattctccaggcaagaatactggagtggggtgccatggccttctctgaGTGGCATGCTTAGGAAAAGTCTAAAAGAGAAGGGGCCATTTGCCACGTGTTCCAGGTGACCAAGGCTTGACTGTGTTTAGAATCCGTGACCCTTTACGAAGTAAGATGGTGGGATTGTACTtgattttttctcttgtttttgagaTGACTTCTTTTTACTCTGGAAGTGAGACGATAAACTAGAAAGCCACCCAagacccctccctcccttctggcAGGTTCCGGGTGCCGTTCTAAAGAGCCCATTGGCTGACAATAATGAAAAACAAGTTTGGAATAGCTGCAAAACAGGTGTAACTAGAAAGGTAATTTTGAGGCAGGACTGTATTCTGTATGAAAGGTAAAACTGGGTAACCTGACCAGAAATGCATCGTGTCCAGAGCGGGGGTCAGCGTGAGTTTCAGCTCTTACGCCACTGAGTGCTCAGGGGTCAAAATCATTTTCGGTTTTCCGGTCAGAGTCCTCTCACTTTTGccgagctcacacacacacagatggaaacATTCTAGAAAGAAAGGCTAGAGGGGATGGTGATACCAGCCTTGGGTCTGGAATTGTGTGTGAGTGCCTGACTCTCACCGGGTGACCCCGCACCAGTCACGAGGCTTTTCAGAGCCTGGTGGCGTCAGGCTAAGCCAAAGCAAACAGAAGCCCAGAGCCTTCCACAAGGCATGTGGAGGCCGGCTTCAGGTCGCCTGGAGTGCCTCTTGTTTGCCCAGCACCTTGGGGCTCTGGAAAGGGAGGGGCTTGAGCCCAGAGCGGTTAAGTCACTTGTCCAGAGTGACGCCAGAGCAGAGATCTGAACTCAGGACCAAGGCTGCGTAGCTCTACCCTGCTCCTCCTCCGGTCACAGGCGGTCCAGATGCTGCCAACCCGACTCCTGTGTGTGCTTCTATATGTACACACCACCCCCCTCTCCTGGGGGCCGTCTCCCAGCCCTGCTTTGCCCCTCTCTCCTTCTGCTCCCTTCCTGGCTCCAGAAGTCCATCCAggccccacatcccacccctcgtTGAGCAGAAGCCTGGTCTCTGCACGGTCCACGACCTGCAAGAACAGCTGCCTTGGGGCCGGCTCTTGCCAACCACGATGACCTCGGGCCCCACATGGCACGGTGTCAGAAGATGAGACAGAAACCTTTCTCCCCGCCATCCAGGGGTAGAGGGGACACTCAGAACCACACAGAAGCCATTTCCAGAGCCAGGGAAGCCAGATGTTACTCTCTGCGTCTCTAAAATGCCTGTTGACTGACCTGAGTCACTGTGAGAAGCTGGTAAGCCACCCACACGTGGCTGATGATCACCAAACCCTGGTTCCGCATCTCCACGCAGGATGGCCCACAGTGGTAATCAAATCATGGCCAGGCTCTGAGTcctgacttggcatgcacactgcctcccccacccccaccccccgtcaCAGCAGCCGCACAGGGACGTCCCCATACAGACGGGGAAACCGAGGCCAAGCCCCTTCCCGTAGCCTCTGCCATCTTAGCCGGGTGGGTCCTTAGACCCGTGCGTTGGGTCAGTCTGCCCTACAAGAATGTGGCTAGAAAAAGAACGGTGGGGTGCCTCTCGATCGTGTTTCCCACTCTCTGCCCCCTTGTTCATGCCACTTGCTGGGGTCCGGCTTCATGCCAGCCacaggggtggggagcagagcaGGGGACAGAGACCACCTGGTCTCTGCACTCTCAGAGCTCAGGGGGAGGTGGACGGAAAACAGACTTACGTGTGGAACCACAGTGATGGTAGCAGTGCAGTGAGcttggaggaaaaggggaaggaagaaacCTGGCTTTTatgagcagggaaaaaaaaagcctggcATTCTCTTCcagtattttatatgaaaaatttcaaacatgtaACGAAATTGAAAGAATTTCACAGCAGCTACTCATGTACCTACCATCTAGATTCTACCACTTATATCTGACTGTCCACCTCTCTGTCCATCTGTCAACCTACTTCATGTCTTTGGACAGCATATATTTTTGAAAGACAAGGAGGTGAAGCCATGGTCATGCCTTTAGAGGAGTCTTGCCAGTCCCCAGAAAGCCCATCCATGGCACCTGCCTGGCCCCTGTGAGACTCGGAATTGGCGACCCTTGGCTACACGGTCAAGAGGGAAAGAGTCACTAGTGGTGGAGAGTCTTGActgtcttgcatttttttttttcttgaggtttctttttattttttggccactccgcttggcatgtgggatctttgtttcctgaccagggattgaacccgcgccCTGGGCAGTAAAAGCACTGaaccctaaccactgggccatagGAAGTTCTCTGCATTATTACGGCGCATCGTCATGCTTTGGGGGAGTCGTGGTAAGCGTCCTGGTGGAGAACATGGTGCAGGACGAGCAAATTGCACAGGCTTCCCCGGTTGGCCTCGCAGGATGAGGCCAGCGATACATCAGGGAGGATGAAACGGTGGGTGGAGTCATTACCTCATTAACACCCTTGGCAGGATCTGGTGGGACGGGATGTCTGCACCCCCACCTGGCACCTCAGAGCAGCTCCTGCAGCCATCCGGGAAGGGAGATGTGAGCTCACAGGAGTGGGAGAGAGGCTGGCAAGCTGAGAGGAAGGTTTTTCCATTCAGCCTGAGGATCTTGTACCCAGGAGCCTGCAGTTGGGCCACACGTCTTCTCGGGCCCCAAGGGGGCCTCAGTTGGGAGTCAGGAGAGTAGAGGTGGCCAGGGGCGCAGGCCGTGTGTTTCCACTCAGCGGAGGCCCTGGAGGACCTGATGACTTCCAAGCCTGGGTGACGTTTGCTAGAGCGCGGAGCCTAGTCATGTCACAAAGTCATAAAGACGGTCAGAGTTCATTGACTGAGGGCTGCTGCGCTGGGCACTCTGCTGAATGTGTTCAGTGTGTGGGTTTCAATCCCCACCACAACCCTGTGAAATAAGTAcaggtggcacggtggtaaagagcccgcctgccagtgcaggagatgtaagagacacaggttcgatccctgggccaggaagatcccctggaggagggcatggcaacccactccaggaaaattcttgcctggagaaccccagggacaggggcgcctggcgggctacagcccatagggtggcaagagtcagacacgaccgaagcgacttagtacGTATGCACGCTGCCCCATTTGCCATGTGAGGAAACTAAGTTACACGGCGCCCAGGCGGGATACCTGCTCACCTGGATTCAAACCAATCTGTCTGGGTTCCTACCTGACCTCCTTTCTATGGGGTTTGGGGCTTTTTCGTATAAAACATCCAGTGCTGTTTCCTCAATGCACCTCTCAACAGATGCAGTTAGAATGTTCCAGATGGCTGGCCAGGTGTGCCGAGTCACCTTGGGTGGAATTCAGCCCTCCTCCAGTCCTCTGGCCCTGTGCAGCGCCCAAAGCCCCTGCCTGGCCTGCGGACAAGGGGAagctggcgggggtggggtgttTCCCTGCCATGGGTTTCGGTACCCACTTGTGGCCTGCCCAGGTGTCTTTGCCCCCTGGGCTCTGTATTGAGGATGCTCAGAGGTGGCAGGGAAGCACAGCTGAATTCAGGCTCTGAGGCTGAAGTCCTTGTTGAGTCTGCTCAGGAGAGACCCGGCCCTTCCCTGTCTGTTCCCTCCGAGCCCAGCCCTCAGCAGGGAGCTCTGACCCGTGGGCTGTCTCTGGTCCCCTTGACgggctgctggggtggggggtcacAGAGGCCGGAAAGGAGGAGAAACAAGCCAAAGGCTGCTTATATTTCCCCGGGAGCCCTGAGTTCCAAGCACGGCCAGTTTCTTGGTCCACATTTCGTCACCTCCAAGGTGCCACCTATTTTAAGGTGCTCTGTTGTTTTGGGAACCACCAAGGAAGGAACACTGCCTCCAAGGGAGAGCATTCGGATGTCAGAGACGAACAAAGTATGTATCTCGGAAGTGGGTAGTTTCAAGTCATCCTCGTAGGAGCTCCCACCACTTCTGTTGGCCCACTTgctagatgggaaaactgaggctcgggGAGCAGAAGGGACACTCCCAAGCCCTGACTGCCAGTGTCTGCAGAGCAGGTGTGCAGCCCCAGTTCACTTAGCTCTGTTAAGTGACGGGGGTCCCCCTGCAGGTGGGTTCTCCCAGGCTCCTACGCAGTCTCAGGACCAGGGGGCCTCTGGGTCACCAGCTCACTTCTGCCTTAGAAGCTGATGAATGAGAAGGTTATCTTTCATAAGTCTGGCCCCTCTTCTCCCACGGACTAAGATTTCTCGAGCTGTTTCCTGGACAGCTGGTTTGTTAGCGGCCATCGCCTTGTCAGCCGAGATGGTTTCTCAGAGTGTTAGTTTTGCGAGATGCTCTCCACTgtactgtccaatatggtagccactggcCGCATGTGGCTATtacatttaaatgaatgaaagttaATAAAATTACAAATTGAGTGCCTCGATCACACCACATTTGAAGTGCTCAGTAGTCACACGGGCCCATAGTAGATGGTGCAGATATAGAAATTTTTATCCTAGGATGAGAAGGTGCtgtgggaaaaatatttgcccCTTAGAGAATCTGGTTGTATTTTAAAGGCTCTGACAAGTCCTGGAGTAAGAAACCAGTCTCACTTGGAGCCCAGAACTCCAAATTTACTTGCCCACGAACCGTTTTAACACCTACAAATAGTTCTTTCCTTAAACACATCAAATGACCTTTCCTCCTGTCCCATGGTGGTCCTGAATATCACCCTTGCTGGGATTCTAACATCTCTCTTCTTGTTTTGTCCCCAGATTGCCTCGGCTCCCCAGTGTTTACTCCCATCAAGGCGGACATAAGTGGCAACATCACTGTATGTACTTGGCCTGGCAGCCCCAGTGCCCAGATCAGGACTCTAATCCCACCCTGGTTACCACTGCCCTGCTACCCACTGCAAGTTCCCCAGGCTCAGGAACAGAAGGAGACACGGAAAACAGGCCTGGCTCCCAGTTCCTCTGACTCAAGGCTCCAGGTtcttggttctccttgcagtcatgccatccagtcaCAGCCAAACTATGATTCACAGTCTGGAGGGTTGACCTGAGAAGGACCTGGCTGGCACTTGGATTCACCCcaccaaacaaaaaataaactccaagGTCCACAGTTGCACTGACCCAGCCCTTTCCTTCCTCAATCCTTAGAGCTCCTGATGGCATCCCCCAACCACTGACCCTCCCCCAGCAAGGACCCACCATGAGGCCGGTGCTgtgtcattatccccattttacagacaggaaaaccGAGGCCCAGAGCTGTTGAGGGACTCACAGCAAGGAAGTGGCAGAGGTGGGATTCACATCCAAACTTCCTGCCTCTGACTCAGGAGCCTTCTTCCTGTTGGACATCTCTGAATCCTAAGGACCTACTTGTGTTTGTCCACAGAAGCGAAACTTCAGATACTTGGGGTTCAAGGTGCTATCAGTAGTGGTTGGAGAACGTGGACTCTGGGGTCTGGTCAGGGCTGGAACCCGTTCTCACCtgcaccagctgtgtgaccctaagCACATCACTTCGCCTCTCTGAGCccgcttcctcatctataaattggCACGACGGCAGGCACGTCAGGGTCGCTGTGGGGATTAGAGGAGGCTGTGACTGTAAAGCGCTGTGGGCATCCAGTGAATGCAGACGGCCCTGGGGATTATTACTGTCACGACCAGCCCCCACTGCTGGTCCTGGCACCTGTGGGCGGGACAGCGAGGCTCTGGTGGGGTGGCATCTGTGGAGGCAGCCTTCCCCAGGGGAAAACCCTGTGTGCTCTGTTCCAGAAAATCAAAGCTGTCTATGATACCAACCCGACCAAGTTCCGGACCCTGCAGAACATCCTGGAGGTGGAGAAGGAGATGTACGGGGCCGAGTGGCCCAAAGTGGGGGCCACGCTGGCACTGATGTGGCTGAAGAGGTGATGGGCTTGGGTGGCGGGGTGTTTGTGTGACTGGGGGGCCATGGGACCTGCCCTGCAGAGGACGGACAGCCGATCCCGCCACTGCCCCAGGGCGTCTGTCTGACGGGGCGGACGGGCACTTCGTCTTCCACATAGGTGCTCCCCTTGTGCAGCGCTActtagagacagagagaaagcacCCTGGGGGCCAAGTTCTGCCTGATGGTGACACTTCCTTGCTGGTTCCAGTCTCACCAGAGGCGTAACAAACCCACGGATACTCCGGCCGCTGTGCTAAGCTCTTTATATAGACACCTGATCATATTTTATGGGCTGTGAGTTAGGTATGATCATCCCCATATATCCCCATGTCCTAGAGGAGGATGCTGGTGGCTTCTGGGGGCCAATTCATGGGCTCAGGGCACAGGGCCAGGGCTGGGACAGAGTGGCTGAGCTCTGCAGTTATACAGGTTGTGCACTGCACAAAGACGTCCTGTCTACAGCCAGCCAGTCACATCACACACATGGCAGATTTATATATTATGACAGCTTATTGACAGAACCACAGCATCTAGAGGAAAAAGAACTCTAATTCACATAAATTCGACctgtgggctgggggcagggcaccCCGAtatgggatttgaactcagatagTCTCACCCTAGAGTTAGTTGCCAGTGCTTGTGACCATGTTACGTACTGTCCTCGTGGCACATACTTGGAACCGCATATAGTCattccatcttacagatgaagccactgaggctcagagaggccaggcAGCTCGCTTGCTGAGTTCATGCTGCTCTCTGCCAGCTCCCGGATTCCCTCAGCTGTGCAGACTCCTGAATCCCTGGCAGCAGCTACGAAGCCAGGGACCCATTCTCTGCCCCACTGATGTTCCCAACATTGCCCCTTCTCTGGGGCCTGGAGGCAGGAGCCAGGGAAGTCGCACTTTCCCTGGATCCCCATCCCCAGAAGCTAATCCTCACCCGCACTCTGTGCACTTCTTTGGTGAAATGGGACAGGAAGAGTCTGCTCCCTGGAGGATGTGGGCAGTGTGGGCATCAGCGGGTAGGTAGGCTGTAACTGACACCCTTATGGCCTATTTTATGACTTGTCCACACTGAGCTGCCCTACTCTTGTTTGTCAGCCCGAGAGTCACACACCTGGAATGAGGAATGCCCCTGGGTCCATCCACTGGCAGGTTCTGTAGGTTTCTCAGGAAGAGCCAGGCAGAGAGTGACGGTCAGGTCAGGAAGTAGGTTGTTTGTGTCCAGAGGAGACATGGGCAGAGCCCGGTGACTAGGAGAGCAGATCCTGGTGGATGTCAACAAGTCAAGCACATaatgagcacctgctgtgtgctgtgcCTGGTGCTGGATGCGTGGGATGCTGCTTGAAGAGGCAGGGTCCCTCTTAGGGTATGACAGTCCAGCCGAGGCAAGGGGTCAGGCTGTGGGGCAGGTCATGACGGCAGGGTATCAGAACCTGGAGCAGAGAAATCAGGGGGCGCTTCCTGGAGGCGGGTTACCAATTAGCATCTCCAAGTCTGAGCAGCAGGGTCCCAGGAGGAAGAGGTCTTGCATGGGTGGGAGGGCAGGAGAGGTACAGAGTATCCACCCCTCCAGGAGGATCTGGTCCAGCCAGGGCCCTGGATgcaaggtgggggcagggaaagaTGAGGTGGAATTGGGCAAGGATGAATTCCAGCCCCCTTGGAGGGGAATCAGCAACGGGGTGAAATGGGGCTTGACAAAGACTCACTCCAGCTCTGGGCAGCGGGGGGATCATAAAGGCTGGGAGAAGCAGGGGCTCAGGAGAGGTGGCCAgtcagggcagggctgggactaGACCCTGAGCGTGGTTCACATGCCAGGCTGATCCCCAATGATTGAGAGTTGTGATCCAAGCATGGAGGAGTTCCTTCACTTCACAGGTGATAAAGCTGAACTTTATCCTTTCAGTCATTGGGCCAAGCATTTCTGCCCCAGAAAGCCCCCAAACgaatcctcccctccccccccccccccccccgcagggagggagcagaggagCCCAGTTAGGGAGTGAGACAGGCTCTTGCTGTCTAAGATATGAGACTGAGGCTTTTGGAGTACCTCTGTATTCCCCTCCGTGAAGTGGGCAGATTGTGCTGAGCTCAGTCTCACTGGCCGGACCAAGGAGAGCAGATGAGATGATGTGGAATAAAGGGCTGGCACTGATCTGATTCTAAACTTGGTGGCCTTTCCATGACCCACACCCTGCTCCTGGCTCTTGGAGCATCATCCTACCTCAGAGGAAGGGCTCAAGTGGCCGCTGGAGGATGTGGTCCACGGCACAGGCAGGGATGGGAGCAGGGAGCCCACAGGATCAGACTCGCTCGTGTTCTCAGCGTGGCCCTGGTCTGTGGTCCCTGAGCCCTTTGAGGACCAGAGCTGGGCCTTCAGCCCTATATTGACTGGCTTCGTCCCTCAAGCACAGATGGCCACGTGGCCATAGAAATGGGCAGAGCGCATCCAGACCCTGCCCTCTGTAGACTTCACAGCCCAGCAGAGGCCACGGCCGGGGTCAGTGCCAGGCCTGGGTGTAGACGAGGTGATCTTGGGACACATGAGGTGATCCCCTGGCGGGGCGGAGGGTCACGTTACACAGAAGCTCGTGTAGACATGACAGCTCAGTATTCCGGGGTCACGGGAAGTACTTTATTCAGGGTACATCCGGGTCAGGATACACCCGGGTTTCTGTGCGGTGGGTGGGCGGGGCCGGCAGGAGTGAGCTGGGCCCTGACGCACCCTTTCCTTTCCGGCTGCAGAGGCCTGCGCTTCATCCAGGTCTTCCTCCAGAGCATCTGCGACGGCGAGCGGGACGAGAACCACCCCAACCTCATCCGCGTCAACGCCACCAAGGCCTATGAGATGGCCCTCAAGAAGTACCACGGCTGGATTGTGCAGAAGATCTTCCAGGTGAGCCACCCCGCGGGCGCAGAGGGACCCCTAGCTTGTGGGGTTCGCCCTCCGCCCCACGCTCTCGCTGTGGCCCCCCTGCCCCGTGTCCGTGCTGCCCACCCCGGGCTCAGGAAGGGCTCTCCTCCGTCTGTCCGGGTGAGGCTGGTGCGATGAGAGGCCTTTGCTGCGCGGTGGGCATTTTCCTAAGTGCTCTGTGGCGGTTGTGATGAGGGCCCGATTGGGAGACCATGAGAATAGCCAGGGCAGAGACGAGGCCCTTAGGTTGACAGTGGGCCGACCTCACTGGCCCCTTGGCTTCAGCTGGGACCCTGGCactggaggggggtg
This window harbors:
- the GLTP gene encoding glycolipid transfer protein isoform X2 → MALLAEHLLRPLPADKQIETGPFLEAVSHLPPFFDCLGSPVFTPIKADISGNITKIKAVYDTNPTKFRTLQNILEVEKEMYGAEWPKVGATLALMWLKRGLRFIQVFLQSICDGERDENHPNLIRVNATKAYEMALKKYHGWIVQKIFQAALYAAPYKSDFLKALSKGQNVTEEECLEKVRLFLVNYTATIDVIYEMYTRMNAELNYKV